In the genome of Deltaproteobacteria bacterium, the window CGAACCGGATCTCCCCGCGACGATGATAGCGGTCATGATCGGTCCTAATTCCCGAGTCATTGAAAGGCTTACTAATGATGCCACGTAGATGTCGGCTCCAAACTGCCTGAGTTGAACCGAAGACATGAAGGCCATAATCAGACCGAGGAGGAAGCTGATCAAGCCAACAATGGGCAGAGCATCAACCCCTGTCTTTTGCATGCATAAGAAGGTGTCGTCCCTTCGCAACGATTTGGGGTGTGAACAGACATGAAGCAGTGAGAGGCATACGGACCCCATAAAAGAAAGCAAAACTTTCAGGTCTGAAGCATGATGGATGGTTGCCTCGCCAAGGCGAATCAACACGGCGGGAGGACGTTTCTTCTTAAATGCGTCCCCTTTTTCCAGGGAATCGAAATTGAGTATGGAGAGGACCTTACTTGCTTCGTCATTAACATTTTGCAAGCAGAAATGGTCCTTCCCATTTGACATCATCTTTCTTGTTTCAACGAGGACCAGTGCTCCGAAATCGTCCAAGTAGGAAACCTTTTGCAGATCCACGGTCAAGGATCGTGGTTGCCGATCTTTCACAAGGTCACTAAACGTTTCGATCATCGCAGCGGCATTGGATGCATCCATCTTTCCCTGTACATGAAGTGTGATACTCCCCTGGCCACTTTCTGAAACTTCGTACTTGCACGATTGTAGGTCGCCAGTAAATCGTTTCATGGATTTTGCGGCCTAAATTGGAATTTTTTCAGGCTCTCTTCATCAAGAGCATATGCCTTTGCAAGCAAATCCACATCCATCTGGAAAACCAACCAGCCCAAAAACTGATTATCTTTGCGTATTTCAAAGGCGACCTCAATGCCTCTGCAGCCCATTGGATAATCTTTGTGTGTGCGATACAGGCTCAGCACCCTGTGGATAGACCTTTCACTACCGCGAAACTCTATGCCGGCATAACTGCTGTCCACCATGTTTTTGTTTTCTGTTTCCGTGTTAGAATATGCACCAAATACCTTCTTGTTCTCATCAAGAAGAATGAGCCCGGTGTAAGGTATTGAAGTGTTCTCCTGAACGTCAAAAAACTCCTTCATCAACTGGCTTGTTTTGGATCTGTCGCCGGCAGCAAAGTGATTGGCTAATAGTGAATTAAGCAAAACGTAGTCTTTAGCTAACTGATTTCTCAGTTCCTGTTTCTTGACATCCATGATCTCAAAGCCTTTTGAGAAGTAGGGATAGCCGAAAAAAATGGCCGCAGAGAGAAGACCGAGCAATATGAAAGACGGCAGGAGCCAATACCTTGCTCGCCGATATCTCCTTTCCAGATTCTGAACCGCCGTTACATCTCGGCCTAAGGAGAGAACCCCCTTGAAGTTGTGGTGACCATCATAGAGCAAAGTAGTGCTCGTCGACACAAAGCGTGTGCCCTTTTCAGGATGTTTTATCTTCAGTATCTTCTCCCTTACCGAATATCTTGCTTGAACCTCATCAAGGAAGTCTCTGTAGGCCTGCGGTTCCACGTAGATGTCTTCTACGGATTTGTTGTGCATCTCATGCCAGTCCAGGCCATAGAGGTTTTCGGCAGCAGTGTTCCAGGAAAAAATGTTGCCATTCTTATCAGTCAATAGAACGGCATCCGGCAGTTGGTCACAAAACTCCTTGAGTCCGTGAAGAATCTGGCTTGCCTCACCAAGGCGCTCGGCCAGAAGCTTGGCTATCTCCCGGGACACACCCGGAAATTCGCTGAGAAAGGCCGTGATATTTTTCCTGGGAATGCAGACGGCCTCCACGTCGTCTTTTGCCTTTACGGTAGCCGTTCTTCTGGAGCCCATGAGAAAGGACATCTCTCCAAAGATTGCGCCCCTCTCCGCAATCTCCCATATCTTTTTGCTGCCCTTGAGGATCTCCAACTCCCCGGAGACCAGAATATAGAGGTCCTGAGAATCATCTCCTTCGACCATAATTAGCTGGCCTGTTTCAAAGGATGTGAGGTATCTGTTCAGATCCGGGTTGTTTATGACGTCGTCCAACATAGCGAAGCTCCTTACTGTTTCCCTCGGCACCCCAGGTGATGAGAACTCAAAACGTGGGAACACTACACCTTCGTTTTTTTACTAGCAGGAATCATGCCGCAAGGCGGCTCACAGGCATTTTTTATGATGTTAAGGTGTTATAGCTTGCGTGTCCGAACATGAAGTAACGAAGCCTGCTGGGATGTGTTTGGTGATCTGCCGATGTGTCAGATTATTGACTCTTGGTCACAACCCGGGGCGTGCCAGAGAGTTAACTCGTGTGCTGTTCAAAGGAAAGGCAATCAAGCTCAGGGCTCGCGCAAGAATAAGTTCGCAGAGTTGGCGCTCAGATTTGGTTCAGATTTGGCCGATCCGATTGAGCAAAACCGCAGTAACGGCGAGCTATTTCGAGGAGTTTGTCCGCCTCCGGCGGAAGGATCGGTCAAAGTCGCAGATCCGCCGCTGGCGTGGATGGGCTAAAGTCGCAGATCCGCCGCTGAAAGTCCGCCGTGAGTCTGGCGGATCTTTCTGGCTGGCTGAGATGCCAAAATGTGAAGTTATTTTTGCGCGAGCCCTTAGGTCCAAAGACGTATAAAGCCCAGGCAGGTCCGAACAGAATCTGCCGAGGATATCGAACTCTGGGAGGACAAAGGGCGAGATGATATCCTGGAGTGGGTCGACGCCATACAAATAAACCCAAACTTCCTAACACCCTGCGGTCTATACTGCGATATCACAACTATTCCGCACTGAAAAGGCAAAAAAACCACGATAACCCTTCAATATCCCTTGACATCTCACCAGCAAACACCTATTAACATGATTTAAAATGCATTTCGAAGGAGGACCCCCATGAACAAAGCGGATCTCATAGAGGCACTGAATAAGGAAACCGGACTAACAAAAACAAAAGCCATCGAAGTCGTTAACCTGTTTTTCGGAAAGATGTCCAAAGCTCTCGCAAAGGGAGACCGGGTCGAAATAAGGGGTTTCTGTAGCATCTACGTAAAGAAATACAAAGAATACACGGGCAGAAACCCCAAAAGTGGTGTGCACACCCAGGTACCGCCGAAGAAGCTACCCTTCTTTAAGTGTGGCAAGGAACTGAAGGAAAGAGTGGATAACAAATAGCCCAGTAACCAGTACAATGTCACGCCAGTCCACCTGGGGATGACGCTCCCGCACTTTCAATCTCTTCTGAAGTCTTAAGGCTAAATCCATTTGTGACTTCAGAATCCAAGAGGTCTGACTTTTTGTTGATA includes:
- a CDS encoding cyclic nucleotide-binding domain-containing protein — its product is MLDDVINNPDLNRYLTSFETGQLIMVEGDDSQDLYILVSGELEILKGSKKIWEIAERGAIFGEMSFLMGSRRTATVKAKDDVEAVCIPRKNITAFLSEFPGVSREIAKLLAERLGEASQILHGLKEFCDQLPDAVLLTDKNGNIFSWNTAAENLYGLDWHEMHNKSVEDIYVEPQAYRDFLDEVQARYSVREKILKIKHPEKGTRFVSTSTTLLYDGHHNFKGVLSLGRDVTAVQNLERRYRRARYWLLPSFILLGLLSAAIFFGYPYFSKGFEIMDVKKQELRNQLAKDYVLLNSLLANHFAAGDRSKTSQLMKEFFDVQENTSIPYTGLILLDENKKVFGAYSNTETENKNMVDSSYAGIEFRGSERSIHRVLSLYRTHKDYPMGCRGIEVAFEIRKDNQFLGWLVFQMDVDLLAKAYALDEESLKKFQFRPQNP
- a CDS encoding MlaE family lipid ABC transporter permease subunit, coding for MKRFTGDLQSCKYEVSESGQGSITLHVQGKMDASNAAAMIETFSDLVKDRQPRSLTVDLQKVSYLDDFGALVLVETRKMMSNGKDHFCLQNVNDEASKVLSILNFDSLEKGDAFKKKRPPAVLIRLGEATIHHASDLKVLLSFMGSVCLSLLHVCSHPKSLRRDDTFLCMQKTGVDALPIVGLISFLLGLIMAFMSSVQLRQFGADIYVASLVSLSMTRELGPIMTAIIVAGRSGSAFAAEIGTMKISEEIDALFTMGFDPTRFLVIPKIIASIIVVPLLTLFSDVFAIIGGLVVGILTLDLTANAYITQTIKTLTLFDVFLGVFKSGVFALLIAWIGCLRGFQVKGGASSVGQATTSAVVSSIFLIILFNSVFSVILRYWE
- a CDS encoding integration host factor subunit beta gives rise to the protein MNKADLIEALNKETGLTKTKAIEVVNLFFGKMSKALAKGDRVEIRGFCSIYVKKYKEYTGRNPKSGVHTQVPPKKLPFFKCGKELKERVDNK